The Anabaena sp. WA102 genome contains a region encoding:
- a CDS encoding heme o synthase, whose translation MIETNVSRRQHDTFLQVVQSYYQLTKPRIIPLLLITTAGSMWIAAKGEVDPWLLIITMIGGTLAAASAQTINCIYDRDIDYDMERTRHRPMPSGKIQPRDALIFAIALAVLSFTLLTVCANLLAAFLAFSGIIFYVLVYTHWLKRHSTQNIVIGGAAGAIPALVGWAAVTDTLSWAAWLIFAIVFLWTPPHFWALALMIRDDYAKVGIPMLPVVVGDEATVRQIWFYTVITVTATILLFYPLHASGIVYAVIALTLGGVFVHKSWRLLQNPQDKTIARELFLYSISYMMLLCLAMVVDSLPITHHLVSTVLHQMRL comes from the coding sequence ATGATTGAGACTAATGTCTCTCGTCGTCAACACGACACATTTCTCCAAGTCGTTCAAAGTTACTACCAGCTAACCAAACCCCGGATTATTCCCCTGCTGTTAATTACTACTGCTGGGAGTATGTGGATAGCCGCCAAAGGTGAGGTAGATCCCTGGTTGTTAATTATCACGATGATTGGTGGGACTTTAGCAGCAGCCAGCGCCCAAACTATTAACTGTATCTATGACCGAGATATAGATTATGATATGGAACGCACGCGCCACCGTCCTATGCCGTCTGGGAAGATACAACCCCGGGATGCTTTAATTTTTGCGATCGCCCTAGCTGTACTTTCTTTTACCCTCCTCACGGTATGCGCCAATCTTCTAGCAGCATTTTTAGCCTTCTCTGGCATCATCTTTTATGTTTTAGTCTATACTCACTGGCTCAAACGTCATAGCACCCAAAATATCGTCATTGGTGGTGCAGCAGGGGCAATTCCCGCTCTAGTCGGTTGGGCAGCAGTAACAGATACTTTAAGCTGGGCAGCTTGGCTAATTTTTGCCATTGTCTTTTTGTGGACTCCTCCACATTTCTGGGCTTTGGCGCTCATGATTCGTGATGATTACGCCAAGGTAGGCATCCCCATGTTACCTGTAGTCGTAGGCGATGAAGCAACCGTCAGGCAAATTTGGTTTTATACGGTAATTACTGTCACAGCGACTATTTTACTGTTTTATCCCTTACACGCCAGTGGCATTGTCTATGCTGTTATTGCCTTGACTTTAGGGGGAGTATTTGTCCATAAATCTTGGCGGTTGTTGCAAAATCCCCAAGATAAAACCATCGCCCGCGAGTTATTTTTGTATTCCATTTCCTACATGATGCTGTTGTGTTTGGCAATGGTGGTAGATAGTTTACCCATTACTCATCATTTAGTGAGTACAGTCCTTCATCAAATGCGCTTGTAG
- a CDS encoding cytochrome c oxidase subunit 3, producing the protein MQGQIIDTATTELDHHAVISHHEAHPDHRLTGLFMFLVAEGMIFMGLFGAYLVFRSTIPVWPPAGTPDLELLLPTVNTSILIASSFVMHNADTAIKKNDTKGMRLWLAITAAMGAIFLAGQVYEYTHLEFGLTTNLFASTFYVLTGFHGLHVTIGVLAILAVLWRSRTPGHYSNENRFGIEAAEIYWHFVDVIWIILFGLLYLL; encoded by the coding sequence ATGCAAGGTCAAATTATTGACACGGCGACAACTGAACTAGATCACCATGCGGTGATTTCTCATCATGAAGCACATCCAGATCATCGTTTGACTGGTCTATTTATGTTTTTGGTGGCTGAGGGGATGATTTTTATGGGTTTGTTTGGTGCATACCTTGTTTTTCGTTCTACTATTCCTGTCTGGCCACCGGCAGGAACCCCAGATTTAGAACTATTGTTACCGACTGTGAATACTTCTATTTTGATAGCTAGTAGTTTTGTGATGCACAATGCTGATACGGCTATTAAAAAGAATGATACGAAGGGAATGCGGCTTTGGTTGGCAATTACCGCAGCTATGGGGGCGATTTTTTTGGCGGGTCAGGTTTATGAATATACTCATTTGGAGTTTGGTCTGACTACCAATTTATTCGCTAGTACGTTTTATGTTTTGACTGGCTTTCACGGCTTGCACGTTACCATCGGTGTTTTAGCGATTTTAGCAGTTTTGTGGCGATCGCGTACTCCCGGACACTACAGCAATGAAAACCGCTTCGGCATTGAAGCAGCGGAAATTTACTGGCACTTTGTAGACGTAATTTGGATTATTTTGTTCGGATTACTCTATTTACTCTAG
- the thrC gene encoding threonine synthase has protein sequence MTLSLSAAKSHCQPWPGLIEAYRQYLPVSEKTPVVTLLEGNTPLIPVPAIAERIGRQVKVYVKYDGLNPTGSFKDRGMTMAISKAAEAGAKAVICASTGNTSAAAAAYARRGGMKPFVLIPDGYVALGKLAQALLYGAEVLAIKGNFDRALEIVREVADSYPITLVNSVNPYRLEGQKTGAFEVVDALGDAPDWLCIPVGNAGNITAYWMGFCQYHQDGKCDRLPKMMGFQAAGAAPLVNGQRVEHPETIATAIRIGNPASWDKAIAAQTASQGRFRSVTDEEILDAYRLLASSEGIFCEPASAASVAGLLQVKDEVPSGATVVCVLTGNGLKDPDTAIKHSHAQFKQGIDADIKAVAAAMGFE, from the coding sequence GTGACTTTGAGCCTGTCTGCTGCTAAATCTCATTGCCAACCGTGGCCAGGGCTGATAGAAGCCTATCGTCAATACTTGCCTGTCAGTGAAAAAACCCCTGTGGTGACTTTGCTGGAGGGTAACACACCTTTGATTCCCGTGCCAGCGATCGCCGAACGTATTGGCAGACAGGTGAAGGTGTATGTTAAATATGATGGACTTAATCCCACTGGTAGCTTCAAAGACCGGGGGATGACAATGGCAATTTCTAAAGCAGCAGAAGCAGGTGCTAAGGCTGTGATTTGTGCCAGCACTGGTAATACTTCTGCCGCTGCCGCTGCCTATGCTAGACGGGGAGGAATGAAACCCTTTGTGCTGATTCCCGATGGCTATGTGGCTTTAGGTAAGTTGGCACAGGCGCTACTGTATGGCGCAGAGGTGTTAGCTATTAAAGGCAATTTTGACCGCGCTCTGGAAATTGTCCGGGAAGTGGCAGATAGTTATCCTATTACTTTGGTAAATTCTGTCAACCCCTACCGCTTAGAAGGACAAAAAACCGGAGCTTTTGAGGTTGTTGATGCTTTGGGTGATGCTCCCGATTGGTTATGTATTCCGGTGGGGAATGCGGGCAATATTACAGCATATTGGATGGGTTTTTGTCAATATCATCAAGATGGTAAATGCGATCGCCTACCGAAAATGATGGGTTTTCAAGCCGCTGGTGCTGCACCTTTGGTCAATGGTCAACGGGTGGAACATCCTGAAACCATAGCCACAGCCATTAGAATTGGGAATCCCGCCAGTTGGGATAAAGCCATTGCAGCGCAAACAGCCAGTCAAGGAAGATTCCGGTCTGTGACTGATGAGGAAATTCTCGACGCTTACCGACTTTTAGCATCATCGGAAGGGATTTTCTGTGAACCGGCTAGTGCGGCTTCTGTGGCTGGTTTGTTACAAGTAAAAGACGAAGTTCCTAGTGGTGCAACGGTTGTTTGTGTCTTAACTGGTAATGGGTTAAAAGATCCAGATACGGCTATTAAACACAGTCATGCTCAATTCAAACAGGGCATTGATGCTGATATTAAGGCTGTGGCGGCGGCGATGGGATTTGAGTAG
- a CDS encoding carbohydrate kinase family protein, with the protein MSNPSILCLGEVLLDCLADQLGLKLEEVKSWTPYPGGAPANVACALVKLGTSAGFMGAVGEDEAGSTLIKLLEDVGVDTTGVQRHSTAPTRQVYVVRDLAGDRTFAGFGKYDTSEFADTRLEAAKLPTALFNEADFLVVGTLELAYPESEKAVLRALELAEQYDLKIILDVNWRPVFWQDENTAKTKILSLLKRFDFLKLTKEEAQWLFNTTDPGAITYRLNSLEGVLVTDGEHGCAYCLGENEGKMPAFSMSVVDTTGAGDSFLAGFIHQLQQVGIHSLKDADTAKRIVTYASAVGALTTIKPGAIASQPTAAEVDAFLASHQL; encoded by the coding sequence ATGAGTAATCCCTCTATTTTATGTCTTGGTGAAGTCTTACTTGACTGTTTAGCTGATCAATTGGGACTTAAGCTAGAAGAAGTGAAATCATGGACTCCCTATCCTGGAGGTGCGCCGGCGAATGTAGCTTGTGCTTTGGTAAAGTTGGGAACTTCAGCCGGTTTTATGGGTGCTGTGGGTGAAGACGAAGCAGGAAGTACACTGATAAAATTATTAGAAGATGTTGGTGTAGATACAACTGGTGTGCAACGTCATTCTACAGCGCCAACGAGACAAGTATATGTGGTTAGGGATTTAGCAGGCGATCGCACTTTTGCTGGTTTTGGTAAATATGATACTTCAGAATTTGCTGATACCCGCCTAGAAGCTGCAAAGTTACCAACTGCGCTATTTAATGAAGCCGACTTTTTGGTGGTGGGAACTTTAGAACTAGCCTATCCTGAAAGTGAAAAAGCTGTTTTGCGAGCTTTGGAGTTAGCAGAACAATATGACCTCAAAATCATTCTCGATGTCAATTGGCGACCAGTATTTTGGCAAGATGAAAATACAGCTAAGACTAAAATTCTGTCATTGCTAAAGCGATTTGATTTTCTCAAATTAACCAAAGAAGAAGCTCAATGGTTATTTAATACTACAGACCCAGGGGCAATTACTTATAGGCTTAATTCTTTGGAAGGGGTTTTGGTGACAGACGGTGAACATGGTTGTGCCTATTGTTTAGGGGAAAATGAAGGTAAAATGCCAGCGTTTTCCATGTCTGTGGTAGATACAACTGGTGCTGGAGATAGTTTCTTGGCTGGGTTTATCCATCAATTGCAACAAGTGGGGATTCACAGCCTCAAAGATGCAGATACAGCCAAAAGGATTGTCACCTATGCCAGTGCTGTGGGAGCATTAACTACTATTAAACCAGGTGCGATCGCTTCCCAACCAACTGCGGCAGAAGTTGATGCTTTTCTCGCTTCCCATCAACTTTAA
- a CDS encoding helix-turn-helix domain-containing protein, giving the protein MATSESGTRVSLSDRELQIIDLVATGLTNQEIAVKLEISKRTVDNHISNILTKTKTDNRVALVRWALQWGKVCLNDVNCCPLSPRNDESIS; this is encoded by the coding sequence ATGGCTACTAGTGAGTCTGGGACCCGTGTTAGTCTGTCAGACAGAGAACTGCAAATTATAGACTTAGTGGCTACCGGCTTAACTAACCAAGAAATTGCAGTCAAACTGGAAATTAGTAAACGCACAGTTGATAACCACATTAGCAACATTCTCACCAAGACGAAAACTGATAACCGTGTGGCTTTGGTACGTTGGGCTTTACAATGGGGTAAAGTTTGTTTGAATGATGTTAATTGCTGTCCTCTTTCTCCCCGGAATGATGAAAGTATCTCTTAG
- the ctaD gene encoding cytochrome c oxidase subunit I translates to MTQAQLEEIANVPNHAEEHGERHWRDFFGFSTDHKVIGIQYLVTSFVFYCIGGVMADLVRTELRTPEVDFVTPEVYNSLFTLHATIMIFLWIVPTGAGFANYLIPLMIGARDMAFPRLNAVAFWMVPPAGVLLVASLAVGDAPDAGWTSYPPLSLVTGQVGEGIWIMSVLLLGTSSILGAINFLVTLWKMRVPSMGIFQMPLFCWAMIATSALVLVSTPVLAAALILLGFDLLAGTTFFNPTGGGDPVVYQHMFWFYSHPAVYIMILPFFGAISEILPIHARKPIFGYKAIAFSSLAISFLGLIVWAHHMFTSGVPGWLRMFFMITTMIIAVPTGIKIFGWLATIWGGKIRLNSPMLFAIGFLATFVIGGISGVMLAAVPFDIHVHDTYFVVAHLHYVLFGGSVLGIFAAIYHWFPKMTGRKLNEFWGQVHFALTMIGLNMTFLPMHKLGLMGMNRRIAEYDPKFTTLNEICTYGSYILAVSTLPFIINAVWCWFYGEKAGNNPWQALTLEWMTSSPPSIENFETLPVLTTGPYDYGVSEERVETEPVLTPQTESAL, encoded by the coding sequence ATGACACAAGCACAGTTAGAAGAAATTGCTAATGTCCCTAACCATGCTGAAGAACATGGGGAAAGGCATTGGCGAGACTTTTTCGGTTTTAGTACAGACCATAAGGTGATTGGGATTCAATATCTGGTAACATCGTTTGTTTTTTACTGCATTGGCGGCGTAATGGCTGATTTGGTGCGGACAGAATTACGGACTCCAGAAGTGGATTTTGTCACGCCTGAAGTCTACAACAGCCTGTTTACACTCCACGCCACAATCATGATTTTCTTGTGGATTGTACCAACAGGAGCAGGATTTGCTAACTATTTGATCCCATTGATGATTGGGGCGAGAGATATGGCATTTCCGCGCCTGAATGCGGTAGCTTTTTGGATGGTTCCCCCAGCAGGTGTATTACTGGTTGCTAGTTTGGCTGTAGGTGATGCCCCGGATGCTGGTTGGACTTCTTACCCACCTCTGAGTTTGGTAACAGGCCAGGTGGGTGAGGGGATTTGGATTATGAGTGTGTTGCTATTGGGAACTTCTTCGATTTTGGGGGCGATTAATTTTCTCGTCACCCTTTGGAAGATGCGTGTTCCTAGTATGGGCATCTTTCAAATGCCGTTGTTTTGTTGGGCGATGATTGCAACTTCGGCTTTGGTGTTGGTATCTACACCAGTATTAGCTGCGGCTTTGATTTTGCTGGGTTTTGATTTGCTGGCAGGAACAACGTTTTTTAACCCGACTGGTGGGGGAGATCCTGTTGTTTACCAGCATATGTTCTGGTTCTATTCTCATCCGGCAGTTTACATTATGATTTTGCCTTTCTTTGGGGCAATTTCGGAAATTCTGCCAATTCATGCCCGTAAACCGATTTTTGGCTATAAAGCGATCGCTTTTTCATCCCTAGCTATCAGCTTCTTAGGCTTAATCGTCTGGGCGCATCATATGTTTACCAGTGGTGTCCCCGGTTGGTTGCGGATGTTTTTCATGATCACTACCATGATCATCGCTGTCCCCACTGGTATTAAAATTTTCGGTTGGTTAGCTACTATTTGGGGTGGTAAAATCCGCCTCAACAGTCCCATGTTGTTTGCTATCGGCTTTTTAGCAACTTTTGTGATTGGTGGCATTAGCGGGGTAATGTTGGCAGCAGTTCCTTTTGATATTCACGTTCACGATACTTACTTTGTGGTGGCACATCTCCACTATGTTTTGTTTGGTGGGAGTGTGTTAGGGATTTTTGCGGCTATTTACCACTGGTTTCCAAAAATGACGGGACGGAAACTGAACGAATTTTGGGGTCAGGTGCATTTTGCCCTCACCATGATTGGTTTAAATATGACTTTCTTACCCATGCACAAACTGGGATTAATGGGTATGAACCGCCGCATTGCGGAATATGATCCTAAGTTCACGACTTTGAATGAAATCTGTACCTACGGATCTTATATATTGGCGGTTTCGACGTTACCATTTATCATCAATGCGGTTTGGTGTTGGTTCTATGGGGAAAAAGCGGGCAATAATCCTTGGCAAGCGCTGACTTTGGAATGGATGACTTCTTCTCCTCCTAGTATTGAGAATTTTGAAACTCTCCCGGTTTTGACTACTGGTCCCTACGATTATGGGGTGAGTGAGGAACGGGTGGAAACTGAACCTGTGTTAACTCCCCAAACTGAATCAGCACTTTAA
- a CDS encoding DUF6636 domain-containing protein translates to MYKQLIKPIIFVITSMVTILPQVSIAAPKGFQSPSGNMFCELMPGEINSLRCEINSSLKPKPPQPYSGYCGFDWGRGFLLPADARPEILCISDTVADKNKTVLAYGQTWNNGGFKCVSQKTGLTCTNKNGIGFFLSREKWRVFGLSQP, encoded by the coding sequence ATGTACAAACAATTGATTAAACCAATTATCTTTGTCATTACCAGCATGGTGACAATATTGCCACAGGTCAGTATTGCTGCACCAAAGGGTTTTCAATCCCCTAGTGGTAATATGTTTTGTGAGCTAATGCCAGGAGAAATAAACAGTTTAAGATGTGAAATCAATTCTTCACTGAAACCCAAACCGCCTCAACCTTATTCTGGATATTGCGGGTTTGATTGGGGAAGGGGTTTTTTGTTACCTGCTGATGCTAGACCAGAAATTTTGTGTATTAGTGATACTGTCGCTGATAAGAATAAAACTGTTTTAGCTTATGGACAGACTTGGAACAATGGCGGTTTTAAGTGTGTTTCCCAAAAAACTGGTTTAACTTGTACTAATAAAAATGGCATTGGCTTTTTTCTCAGTCGGGAAAAATGGCGTGTCTTCGGACTTTCTCAACCTTAG
- a CDS encoding cytochrome c oxidase subunit II, translating to MKIPNAIWTLLIGIVLTLASLWYGQNHGLLPVAASDEAPLVDGLFNTMMTVSTGIFLIVEGVLIYAVIRYRRRAGDNEDGPAIEGNVPLEILWTAIPAIIVVGISLYSFDVYNNMGGFDPHSAHAAPMMEDAMNMPGTAMAATVQVSQLKTNSDEVKNPPELTINVTGLQYAWLFNYPDTDVTTGELHLPIGKTVEINMTANDVIHAFWIPEFRVKQDAIPGRQTHLRFTPRKAGDYDLICAELCGPYHGVMKSQVVVETQEAFDSWMQEQLIAGKDIPNQAVAVNSMSMTADEFLSPYIKDMGIHSEILHQIK from the coding sequence GTGAAAATTCCAAATGCAATCTGGACATTACTCATTGGCATTGTCCTCACACTTGCCAGTCTCTGGTACGGTCAAAATCACGGTCTGTTACCTGTAGCGGCCTCCGACGAAGCCCCTTTGGTAGATGGTCTATTCAACACCATGATGACTGTTTCTACAGGCATATTTTTGATTGTTGAAGGTGTTTTAATTTACGCTGTTATTAGATATCGTCGTCGGGCTGGAGACAATGAAGATGGACCAGCCATTGAAGGTAATGTACCTCTAGAGATACTGTGGACAGCGATCCCCGCAATTATCGTTGTCGGTATTTCTCTCTACAGTTTTGATGTGTATAACAACATGGGTGGCTTTGATCCCCATTCGGCTCATGCTGCCCCGATGATGGAAGATGCCATGAATATGCCGGGAACGGCAATGGCTGCGACTGTACAAGTATCACAGTTAAAGACAAATTCTGATGAAGTTAAAAACCCGCCAGAATTGACCATTAACGTCACTGGACTCCAATATGCTTGGTTATTCAACTATCCAGACACGGACGTAACAACGGGTGAACTGCATTTACCCATTGGCAAAACTGTGGAAATCAACATGACAGCTAACGATGTCATCCACGCTTTTTGGATTCCTGAATTTCGGGTGAAACAAGATGCTATTCCTGGTAGACAAACCCATTTGCGATTTACACCCAGAAAAGCGGGCGATTATGACCTAATTTGTGCTGAATTGTGTGGTCCATATCACGGGGTGATGAAAAGCCAAGTAGTTGTGGAGACACAGGAAGCTTTTGATAGTTGGATGCAAGAACAGCTAATTGCTGGTAAAGATATCCCTAATCAAGCGGTAGCTGTGAATTCTATGTCCATGACTGCCGATGAATTTCTCTCTCCTTACATCAAGGATATGGGCATTCACTCAGAAATTCTGCATCAAATTAAGTAG
- a CDS encoding COX15/CtaA family protein, whose protein sequence is MNEFVLEQQNKAAIVAQQPQEMIRRLVWKICVATLILMAIGSATRVMNAGLACPDWPLCYGELVPAKQMNLQVFLEWFHRLDAALIGFSAIALCGLSWWHRQHLPKWLPWASTFALFLIVFQGILGGLTVTELLRFDIVTAHLGTALLFFTTLLIIGTSLIPYQGTGTVGKLPWVGLTAAVCVYLQSLLGAIVGSRWALHQCLAGELLAAAPRYQLCDVMYSHIFGLVPPTIATLAVVFISWRTPALHPTLRKLANMAGGLLILQLLLGVATFRLHLQVEPLTVSHQAIGATLLGTLVVFTVLSLRDGLLPQSPNLQQIPDQ, encoded by the coding sequence ATGAACGAATTTGTCCTAGAACAACAAAATAAAGCGGCAATAGTAGCACAACAGCCCCAGGAGATGATTCGTCGCTTGGTGTGGAAAATATGCGTAGCCACCTTGATTTTGATGGCTATAGGCAGTGCTACCCGCGTCATGAATGCTGGACTTGCTTGCCCTGACTGGCCTTTGTGCTATGGGGAATTAGTTCCAGCTAAACAAATGAATCTCCAAGTGTTTTTGGAGTGGTTTCATCGTCTAGATGCAGCTTTAATTGGCTTTAGTGCGATCGCCCTTTGTGGTTTATCCTGGTGGCATCGTCAACATTTACCCAAGTGGCTACCTTGGGCATCCACATTTGCCCTGTTTTTAATCGTCTTCCAGGGGATTTTGGGAGGACTGACTGTAACTGAATTATTGCGGTTTGATATCGTTACCGCCCATTTAGGAACAGCACTACTATTTTTCACCACTTTGTTAATTATCGGTACAAGTTTGATCCCCTATCAAGGCACGGGAACAGTAGGAAAGTTGCCCTGGGTGGGTTTAACTGCTGCTGTTTGTGTCTACTTGCAAAGTTTACTGGGTGCAATAGTAGGTTCGCGTTGGGCTTTACACCAATGTTTGGCAGGAGAACTGCTTGCAGCAGCGCCTCGCTATCAACTTTGTGATGTCATGTACAGCCATATTTTTGGCTTAGTACCGCCAACTATCGCTACTTTAGCAGTTGTTTTCATTTCTTGGCGGACACCGGCACTGCACCCGACTTTGCGAAAACTGGCAAATATGGCTGGTGGTTTGTTGATTTTACAACTCCTCTTAGGTGTGGCTACCTTCCGCCTACATTTACAAGTTGAACCTCTCACTGTTTCTCACCAAGCTATCGGTGCGACTTTACTGGGGACTTTGGTAGTATTTACAGTTTTATCATTACGGGATGGTTTACTTCCTCAGTCACCAAACTTACAGCAGATTCCAGATCAATAA